A genomic region of Vibrio sp. 10N contains the following coding sequences:
- the rnb gene encoding exoribonuclease II — MFQDNPLLAQLKQQIQENLPKKEGTIKATEKGFGFLEVDAKNSFFIPPPYMKKCMHGDKVVAIIRTEKEREVAEPQELVEQAVTRFIGRVKLFKGKLNVTPDHPQLKKLTLKAKTTKGLKSDDLKEGDWIVAQLIRHPLKGDNGFFAEITEKITDADDKIAPWWVTLAQNDLPNTEPEGLEQWDIKDDAALERVDLTEMPFVTIDGESTKDMDDALYVKKNDNGQFELTIAIADPTAYITPEDNMDKVARERGFTIYLPGRNIPMLPRDLADDLCSLIENEVRPAICCQVTVDADGVIGDDIRFFAASIKSHARLAYDHVSDWLENGSSDKWQPSEEIATVVRELSEFAQARATWRETHAVVFPDRPDYRFELSEDNDVVAIHADMRRTANRLVEESMITANICAGRALSKAFGYGVFNTHLGFKAEKLKDVVELVNQDKEEAAYTAESLSTLEGFAALRRDLGALESSYLDNRIRKYQAYSEISNQPDAHFAMGLDVYATWTSPIRKYGDMVNHRLLKALILGNEPVQKPDDELGEELAIHRKHHKIAERTVGDWLYARTLENEPKAGTEFTAEIFDINRAGMRARLLENGAGVFIPNPLIVANKERIESNNETGTVAIDKEVVYRLGDTLKVVLADVNQETRSLVAKPVEVFAEAPVEAEASTEEVQK; from the coding sequence ATGTTCCAAGACAATCCGTTACTCGCTCAACTTAAGCAGCAAATCCAAGAAAACCTTCCTAAAAAAGAAGGTACCATCAAGGCTACTGAGAAAGGCTTTGGCTTCCTTGAAGTCGATGCCAAGAACAGCTTCTTTATTCCGCCTCCATACATGAAGAAATGTATGCACGGCGACAAAGTCGTTGCGATTATCCGTACGGAAAAAGAGCGTGAAGTGGCAGAGCCACAAGAGCTAGTCGAACAAGCCGTTACGCGCTTTATTGGTCGCGTTAAGCTATTTAAAGGCAAACTGAACGTTACTCCAGATCATCCTCAGCTTAAAAAGCTAACGCTAAAGGCGAAAACGACCAAAGGTCTTAAGTCTGACGATCTAAAAGAAGGTGACTGGATTGTTGCCCAACTGATTCGCCACCCATTGAAAGGTGACAACGGCTTCTTTGCAGAAATCACAGAGAAAATCACAGACGCTGACGACAAGATCGCACCATGGTGGGTAACACTGGCGCAGAACGACTTGCCGAATACTGAGCCAGAAGGTCTTGAGCAGTGGGACATCAAAGATGACGCAGCACTAGAACGCGTTGACCTTACCGAGATGCCATTTGTCACTATCGATGGTGAATCGACCAAAGATATGGACGACGCTCTCTACGTTAAGAAAAACGACAACGGTCAATTTGAACTGACCATCGCTATCGCAGACCCAACCGCTTACATCACTCCAGAAGATAATATGGACAAAGTGGCGCGCGAGCGTGGTTTTACTATCTATCTTCCTGGTCGCAACATCCCAATGTTGCCACGTGATTTGGCTGACGACCTGTGTTCATTAATTGAAAACGAAGTACGTCCAGCGATTTGCTGCCAAGTTACCGTTGACGCTGACGGCGTGATCGGTGATGACATTCGCTTCTTCGCAGCCAGCATTAAATCACACGCTCGCCTCGCGTATGATCATGTGTCTGACTGGCTAGAAAACGGCAGCAGTGACAAATGGCAGCCTTCTGAAGAAATTGCTACCGTTGTACGTGAGCTAAGCGAATTTGCACAAGCACGTGCGACTTGGCGCGAAACACACGCTGTTGTATTCCCAGACCGTCCAGACTATCGCTTCGAACTTAGCGAAGATAACGATGTAGTGGCAATCCATGCTGACATGCGTCGTACAGCGAACCGCTTGGTTGAAGAGTCGATGATCACTGCGAACATCTGTGCCGGCCGTGCGTTAAGTAAAGCGTTTGGTTATGGTGTCTTTAATACCCACCTTGGCTTTAAAGCTGAGAAGCTAAAAGACGTGGTAGAACTCGTAAACCAAGATAAAGAAGAAGCAGCTTACACAGCAGAATCTCTATCGACACTTGAAGGTTTCGCAGCGCTTCGTCGTGACTTAGGTGCACTGGAATCTAGCTACCTAGATAACCGCATTCGCAAGTACCAAGCGTACAGTGAAATCAGTAACCAACCTGATGCTCACTTCGCAATGGGTCTAGACGTTTACGCTACATGGACATCGCCTATTCGTAAGTACGGCGACATGGTTAACCACCGTCTTCTTAAGGCGCTTATTCTTGGCAATGAGCCAGTGCAAAAGCCAGATGACGAATTGGGCGAAGAACTGGCTATCCACCGCAAGCATCACAAGATTGCTGAGCGTACGGTAGGTGACTGGTTGTATGCTCGTACGCTAGAAAATGAGCCAAAAGCCGGTACTGAGTTTACTGCAGAGATCTTCGACATTAACCGTGCTGGTATGCGTGCTCGCCTTCTTGAAAACGGCGCAGGCGTGTTTATTCCAAACCCACTTATCGTTGCGAACAAAGAACGTATCGAAAGCAACAACGAAACAGGCACTGTCGCTATCGACAAAGAAGTGGTTTACCGCTTGGGCGATACTCTGAAAGTAGTATTGGCTGACGTTAACCAAGAAACACGTAGTCTTGTTGCTAAGCCTGTTGAAGTGTTTGCAGAAGCACCAGTGGAAGCTGAAGCTAGCACTGAAGAAGTGCAAAAGTAA
- a CDS encoding DEAD/DEAH box helicase, with the protein MTDSTIQFSDLALNDAILSALDGMGFVSPTPIQAAAIPHLLEGKDALGKAQTGTGKTAAFSLPLLNKLDLGQRKPQAVVLAPTRELAIQVAAEVKNLGKNVAGLKVLEIYGGASIVDQMRALKSGAHIVVGTPGRVQDLINRDRLHLDEVHTFVLDEADEMLNMGFVDDVTEIMEHAPETAQRVLFSATMPPMLKKIVDRFLREPEYIDVAGKNHTVDKVEQQFWVVKGVEKDEAMSRLLETEETDASIVFVRTRQDTERLADWLSARGFKAAALHGDIPQSLRERTVDHIKQGVIDILVATDVVARGLDVPRITHVFNYDIPFDVESYIHRIGRTGRAGRKGKAILLVRTNQIRMLRTIERVTKSSMEEIQLPLRDKVAEARLVKLGEELAQETEHKSLDKFAELVEKLQETLEIDAATLAAILLKRQQGKRPLFYIGEDPMIAAIERDKQRRKERRENRDRDGGRDGGRNFNTQDWDTYQLQVGREQGVQVKDIVGALANELGLTKGSIGAIKLDRESTYVQLPKAMTSDVAGKLQKLRIRQKEAGAVVVDFNDFREPRGRRDGGRRDGGGYRGNRDGNRDGGGYRGNRDGNREGGRGRGRDGERRFDRNRGGDHRGSHRGERSFSRNRRDEA; encoded by the coding sequence ATGACAGATTCTACTATCCAGTTTAGCGATTTAGCGCTGAACGACGCAATCCTTTCTGCTCTTGACGGAATGGGTTTTGTTTCTCCTACTCCTATCCAGGCTGCAGCTATTCCTCACCTTCTAGAAGGTAAAGATGCGCTAGGTAAAGCACAAACCGGTACTGGTAAAACAGCGGCTTTCTCTCTTCCTCTACTTAACAAGCTAGATCTTGGTCAACGTAAGCCACAGGCTGTTGTTCTTGCACCAACTCGCGAACTTGCGATTCAGGTTGCTGCTGAAGTTAAGAACCTTGGTAAAAATGTTGCTGGTCTTAAAGTTCTAGAGATCTACGGTGGTGCATCTATCGTTGATCAAATGCGTGCGCTTAAATCTGGTGCTCACATCGTTGTTGGTACTCCAGGCCGTGTTCAAGACCTTATCAACCGTGACCGTCTACACCTAGACGAAGTACACACGTTTGTTCTTGATGAAGCAGATGAAATGCTAAACATGGGCTTTGTTGACGACGTAACAGAGATCATGGAGCACGCTCCAGAAACTGCACAGCGCGTACTGTTCTCTGCAACAATGCCTCCAATGCTTAAGAAGATCGTTGATCGTTTCTTGCGTGAGCCAGAGTACATCGACGTTGCTGGTAAAAACCACACTGTTGACAAAGTAGAGCAGCAGTTCTGGGTTGTTAAAGGTGTAGAAAAAGACGAAGCAATGTCTCGTCTTCTAGAAACAGAAGAAACTGACGCGTCAATCGTATTCGTACGTACTCGTCAAGACACTGAGCGTCTTGCAGACTGGCTATCAGCGCGCGGCTTCAAAGCAGCAGCACTTCACGGTGACATTCCTCAGTCTCTACGTGAGCGCACTGTTGATCACATTAAACAAGGTGTTATCGACATCCTAGTTGCGACTGACGTTGTTGCACGTGGCCTAGACGTTCCACGTATTACACACGTATTCAACTACGACATCCCATTCGATGTTGAGTCTTACATCCACCGTATCGGCCGTACTGGTCGTGCTGGACGTAAAGGTAAAGCGATCCTTCTTGTTCGCACAAACCAAATCCGTATGCTTCGCACTATCGAGCGCGTAACTAAGTCTTCAATGGAAGAAATCCAACTTCCTCTACGTGACAAGGTTGCAGAAGCTCGTCTAGTTAAACTTGGTGAAGAGCTAGCTCAAGAAACTGAGCACAAGTCACTTGATAAGTTTGCTGAGCTTGTTGAGAAGCTACAAGAAACTCTAGAAATTGACGCAGCAACTCTAGCGGCAATTCTACTTAAGCGCCAGCAGGGGAAACGTCCACTGTTCTACATTGGTGAAGACCCAATGATTGCTGCTATCGAGCGTGACAAGCAGCGTCGTAAAGAGCGCCGTGAAAACCGCGATCGCGACGGTGGTCGTGATGGTGGCCGTAACTTCAACACTCAAGACTGGGATACATACCAGCTTCAAGTGGGTCGCGAGCAAGGCGTTCAAGTTAAAGACATCGTTGGCGCACTAGCAAACGAGCTAGGTCTAACTAAAGGTTCTATCGGTGCTATCAAGCTAGACCGTGAATCAACTTACGTTCAGCTTCCAAAAGCAATGACTTCAGATGTTGCTGGTAAGCTACAGAAACTACGTATCCGTCAAAAAGAAGCGGGTGCAGTAGTGGTTGATTTCAATGACTTCCGTGAGCCTCGTGGTCGTCGTGACGGCGGTCGTCGCGATGGTGGCGGCTACCGTGGTAACCGCGATGGCAACCGTGATGGCGGTGGCTACCGTGGCAACCGTGACGGTAACCGTGAAGGCGGTCGTGGCCGTGGTCGTGATGGCGAGCGTCGTTTTGACCGTAACCGTGGTGGCGATCACCGTGGAAGCCACCGTGGCGAGCGTTCTTTCTCACGCAACCGTCGTGATGAAGCTTAA
- a CDS encoding acetate/propionate family kinase, which translates to MSNSFVLVINSGSSSLKFAVIDSQTGEAVLSGLGECFGLPESRMSWKFNGEKTEIAIEGDDSHHKIAIGKLVGLTDELGLQESIVAVGHRIVHGGEKFTQTVRINEEVTAEIEKLADLAPLHNPAGAIGIRAAMEAFPSLPQFAVFDTAFHQSMPKRAYTGAIANELYTDYGIRRYGFHGTSHYFVSREAAKMINKPVEQASFISVHLGNGASVCAINNGESVDTSMGFTPLSGLMMGTRCGDLDPGIIEYLLKKGWSQDKVFNALNKESGFLGVSGLTSDARGILEAMEQGHEGAALAFQVFTYRVSKYIASYLAALDSFDGIIFTGGIGENSMPIRREILNNLKLLGFKEDVKGNEDARFGNAGVIAKSEMLNAVAMVIPTNEEFVIAQQSVELL; encoded by the coding sequence ATGTCGAATTCGTTTGTTCTTGTCATCAACTCTGGTAGCTCATCGCTAAAGTTTGCAGTGATTGATTCTCAAACTGGTGAAGCTGTACTGTCTGGTCTCGGTGAGTGTTTCGGTCTTCCAGAGTCTCGTATGAGCTGGAAATTCAATGGTGAAAAAACTGAAATCGCAATCGAAGGCGATGACAGCCACCACAAAATTGCCATCGGTAAACTCGTTGGCCTTACAGATGAGCTAGGCCTGCAAGAGAGCATTGTTGCAGTCGGTCACCGTATTGTTCACGGTGGTGAGAAATTCACTCAAACTGTACGAATCAACGAAGAAGTGACTGCTGAAATTGAAAAGCTGGCTGATCTTGCGCCGCTTCATAACCCAGCTGGAGCTATCGGCATTCGCGCTGCAATGGAAGCTTTCCCGTCACTGCCGCAATTCGCTGTATTCGACACTGCGTTCCACCAGTCTATGCCTAAACGCGCGTACACGGGCGCTATCGCGAATGAGCTATATACCGACTACGGTATCCGTCGCTACGGCTTCCACGGCACGAGTCACTACTTCGTGAGCCGTGAAGCAGCGAAGATGATTAACAAGCCTGTAGAGCAAGCAAGCTTCATCTCTGTCCACCTTGGTAACGGCGCATCAGTATGTGCGATTAACAACGGTGAGTCTGTAGACACGTCGATGGGCTTTACACCGCTATCTGGTCTTATGATGGGCACACGTTGTGGTGACCTCGATCCAGGCATCATTGAGTACCTTCTTAAGAAAGGTTGGTCACAAGACAAAGTGTTCAATGCGCTTAACAAGGAGTCTGGCTTCCTGGGTGTGTCTGGTCTAACGAGCGATGCTCGTGGCATTCTAGAGGCAATGGAGCAGGGTCACGAAGGTGCAGCGCTGGCATTCCAAGTATTTACTTACCGTGTATCTAAGTACATTGCATCCTACCTAGCGGCCCTAGATTCATTCGACGGTATCATCTTTACTGGTGGTATCGGTGAAAACTCTATGCCAATTCGCCGCGAGATCTTAAACAACCTGAAACTTCTTGGCTTTAAAGAAGACGTGAAAGGCAACGAAGACGCTCGCTTTGGTAACGCAGGCGTTATCGCGAAATCTGAGATGCTAAATGCAGTGGCGATGGTTATCCCAACTAATGAAGAGTTTGTGATTGCACAGCAGTCGGTGGAACTTCTGTAG
- a CDS encoding AraC family transcriptional regulator codes for MDMANFVGPIVTAGDYNQDILMNLRKLFRQFKVVNAVSVEIDQLLIENQSVDIARLKTLQRESIESLIREGHCEAGFALGKLFSIESFGSFNIALQSSPNLSSAIRLLSLYTPQLEAILKIRLCETSGTLFIDFQQQEQTQPWQYEDALVACWQLLLQLTGAPLKAQRVSIQAPESGNRLELTTVFSVDINFDAKQTYIQLSAEDWARPTGAPSPLITSLFQSWTEQDDQSSNQFLSDIYRSIYQLLSLRDQQLTLPNIANQHHCSVATMKRRLAKHNKTLTQMKDEVSMLVCYHYVTMTVLPFSSVAEWLSFSDGANLCRACKRWFGMSPSKLRKLSSM; via the coding sequence ATGGATATGGCGAATTTCGTTGGGCCGATCGTCACAGCTGGCGACTACAACCAAGACATATTAATGAATCTCAGGAAGCTGTTCCGGCAGTTTAAAGTCGTCAATGCCGTAAGCGTAGAGATTGATCAGTTACTTATTGAAAATCAGAGTGTTGACATCGCTAGGCTTAAAACCTTGCAACGAGAATCAATAGAATCATTGATACGTGAAGGCCATTGTGAAGCCGGCTTTGCATTGGGGAAGTTATTTTCAATCGAGAGTTTCGGTAGCTTCAACATTGCATTACAAAGTTCACCTAATCTTTCCAGCGCCATTCGTTTACTCTCTTTGTATACACCTCAATTAGAAGCCATTTTAAAGATCAGGCTCTGTGAAACCTCTGGCACTCTATTCATCGACTTTCAACAACAAGAGCAAACCCAACCTTGGCAGTACGAAGATGCGCTTGTGGCTTGCTGGCAACTATTATTGCAATTAACTGGCGCTCCATTGAAAGCACAAAGAGTCAGCATACAGGCCCCGGAGTCCGGCAATCGCCTAGAGCTCACAACGGTGTTTTCTGTCGATATAAACTTCGATGCCAAGCAAACATACATTCAATTGTCTGCCGAAGATTGGGCAAGGCCAACGGGGGCGCCATCGCCGTTAATAACCTCACTGTTCCAGTCTTGGACTGAACAAGATGACCAAAGTAGTAACCAGTTTCTCTCGGATATTTATCGTTCCATTTATCAACTATTATCGCTGCGCGATCAGCAACTCACGTTACCTAACATCGCGAATCAACACCATTGCAGTGTTGCAACTATGAAACGGCGGTTAGCGAAGCACAACAAGACGTTAACTCAGATGAAAGACGAAGTTTCGATGCTGGTCTGCTACCACTACGTCACCATGACAGTACTGCCCTTTTCGAGTGTTGCCGAGTGGCTTAGTTTTAGTGATGGAGCGAATCTCTGCCGAGCATGTAAACGTTGGTTTGGTATGTCACCCAGTAAGCTCAGAAAACTAAGTAGCATGTAG
- a CDS encoding patatin-like phospholipase family protein, protein MTLKPKHALVVEGGAMRGIFAAGVLDGFIDHNYNPFDFCIGVSAGATNIASWLSNQRGRTYTIIADYSCRPEFINFGKFARGGHWLDLDWLWDHIALHYPYDMQTFSKQSIPFHIVTTDVTTGAPVYTLGTESNLESILKASCSLPVAYRTPISYEGRKMIDGGVADSIPVVEAYKKGARVITVILSQKQGYIKRPPKAPWILRRLMRNTPKLAEAMINRAEQYNQTMAFINNPPKDCTIKVITPEDSFAVGRLTTNKDKLEAGYQMGLSAAHKVAAQET, encoded by the coding sequence ATGACACTCAAACCAAAACACGCTTTGGTCGTTGAAGGCGGCGCGATGCGAGGCATATTTGCGGCTGGGGTTTTGGACGGCTTTATCGATCATAACTACAACCCATTTGATTTCTGTATTGGTGTGTCTGCAGGCGCAACCAACATCGCTTCTTGGCTATCAAATCAGCGTGGACGAACCTATACCATCATTGCCGACTACTCTTGTCGTCCTGAGTTTATCAACTTTGGTAAGTTTGCGAGAGGTGGGCATTGGTTAGATCTCGACTGGCTCTGGGATCATATTGCATTGCACTACCCCTATGATATGCAAACCTTTAGCAAGCAATCTATTCCCTTCCATATTGTGACCACCGATGTCACTACGGGTGCCCCTGTCTATACATTAGGCACTGAAAGTAATTTAGAAAGCATACTCAAGGCATCTTGTTCACTGCCCGTTGCCTATCGAACCCCTATCAGTTACGAAGGTCGAAAAATGATTGATGGCGGAGTGGCTGACTCTATCCCAGTTGTTGAGGCATACAAAAAAGGGGCAAGAGTCATCACAGTAATCCTGTCTCAAAAGCAAGGCTATATAAAGCGTCCCCCAAAGGCACCATGGATACTCCGCCGGCTGATGAGAAACACACCCAAACTCGCGGAGGCTATGATTAATCGTGCCGAGCAATACAACCAAACGATGGCATTCATTAACAATCCTCCAAAGGATTGCACAATCAAAGTGATTACACCCGAAGATAGCTTTGCAGTGGGCAGGCTAACGACAAACAAGGACAAGCTTGAAGCTGGGTATCAAATGGGATTAAGCGCTGCGCACAAAGTGGCTGCGCAAGAGACCTAA
- a CDS encoding cysteine synthase A: MSFAPIANNVSELIGNTDLVRINSLSEISGCDILLKCEHQNPGGSIKDRAALQLVKDAIDSGELKPGMTIVEGTAGNTGIGLALVAKSMGYKMLVVMPKGQAQEKERMVALHGADLLLVDPCPFSNPDHFYHTAKRIGAEHDDYWWANQFENLSNYRAHYLHTGPEIWQQTEGKIDALVTVAGTGGTIAGNSHYLSQQKPSCKTWLVDPDGSGIYLFLKSGQYQSSGSSFTEGIGIMREVENFRQAKINHAITLPDQDLVTISRLVSEHDGILLGSSSALNVAGALYAAARMGKGKTIVTFSCDLAERSYSKLYNEAFLKDKEIELNKETLAELWSRYQSEDGSMVVDV, from the coding sequence ATGTCCTTTGCCCCTATCGCAAACAATGTTAGTGAACTCATCGGTAACACCGACTTAGTTCGAATCAATAGTCTTTCCGAAATATCCGGCTGTGACATTCTCCTTAAATGCGAGCATCAAAACCCTGGAGGCTCGATAAAAGATAGGGCGGCGCTTCAGCTCGTGAAAGATGCGATTGATAGTGGCGAGCTCAAGCCGGGCATGACGATTGTCGAGGGGACTGCGGGTAATACCGGTATTGGATTGGCATTGGTGGCCAAGTCAATGGGTTATAAAATGCTGGTGGTTATGCCAAAAGGGCAAGCGCAAGAAAAAGAGCGTATGGTTGCTTTGCATGGTGCAGACCTGCTGTTGGTCGACCCTTGCCCTTTTTCAAACCCGGATCATTTTTACCATACCGCTAAGCGTATTGGTGCTGAGCACGACGACTATTGGTGGGCCAATCAATTCGAGAACTTGAGCAACTACCGAGCTCACTATTTGCATACTGGCCCGGAAATCTGGCAGCAAACCGAGGGTAAGATTGATGCTCTTGTTACGGTGGCTGGGACGGGTGGAACCATTGCGGGTAACTCTCATTATTTATCCCAGCAAAAGCCAAGCTGTAAAACCTGGTTAGTCGACCCTGATGGTTCGGGTATTTATTTATTTCTGAAGTCTGGGCAGTATCAGTCAAGTGGCAGTTCCTTCACGGAAGGCATTGGTATCATGCGAGAAGTGGAGAACTTCAGGCAGGCCAAAATCAATCATGCTATCACTTTGCCGGATCAGGACTTGGTAACGATATCGCGCCTAGTTTCCGAGCACGACGGTATTTTATTAGGCAGTAGCTCTGCACTAAATGTAGCTGGGGCTCTCTATGCAGCCGCAAGAATGGGTAAGGGAAAGACTATTGTTACCTTCAGCTGCGATCTGGCTGAGCGTTCGTACTCCAAGTTATACAATGAAGCGTTTTTGAAGGATAAGGAAATTGAGCTTAACAAAGAGACTCTGGCTGAACTATGGTCTCGCTACCAGTCGGAAGATGGCAGT